DNA from Canis lupus dingo isolate Sandy chromosome 27, ASM325472v2, whole genome shotgun sequence:
ttgctgctagaaacatcggggtgcaggtgtcctggcgtttcactgcatctgtatctttggggtaaatccccagcagtgcaattgctgggttgtagcaCAGATCtactttaactctttgaggaacctccacagttttccagagtggctgcaccagttcacattcccaccaacagtgtaagagggttcccctttctccacatcctctccaacatttgctgtttcctgccttgttaattttccccattctcactggtgtgaggtgggatctcatggtggttttgatttgtatttccctgatggcccgtaacgcggagcattttctcatgtgcttgttggccatgtctgcgtcttcctctgtgagatttctgttcatgtcttctgcccatttcatgattggattgtttgtttctttgctattgagtttaataagttctttatagatcttggatactagccctttttctgatagctcatttgcaaatatcttttcccattttgtaggttgtcttctagttctgttgactgtttcttttgctgtgcagaagcttcttatcttgatgaagtctcaatagtttatttttgcttttgtttctcttgccttcatggatgtatcttgcaagaagttacagtggccaagttcagaaagggtgttgcctgtgttctcctctaggaatttgatggaatcttgtctcatatttagatcgttcatccattttgagtttgtcttggTGTCTGgcataagagaatggtctagtttcattcttctgcatatggatgtccaattttcccagcaccatttattgtcctttttccagtggatagtctttcctgctttgtcgaatattagttgaccatagagttgagggcccatttctgggttctctaacctgaacaggccaataaccagggaggaaattaaacagtcatcaaaaacctcccaagacaccaaattccagggccagatgacttcccaggggaattctatcaaacttttaaagaaacaatacctattctactaaagctgttcagaaagatacaAAGGGACAGgatacttctaaactcattttatgagttttatgaagtttcattttatgaagccagcatcaccttaattccaaaacccaccaaaaaggagaattatacatcaatatccatgatgaacacagatgcaaaaattctcaacaagatactagccaataggattcaacagtacattaagaagattattcaccatgaccaagtgggatttatccctgggatgcaaggctggttcaacacttgtaaagcaatcaacgtgatagatcatatcaacaagagaaaaaacaagaaccataagatcttctcaatagatgcagagaaagaatttgacaaaatacagcatccattcctgatcaaaactctccagagtgtagggatagagggaacattccccaGCACctcaaaagccatctatgaaaagcccacagcaaatataattctcaatggggaaacactgggagcctttcccctaagatcaggaacaagacagggatgtccactctcaccactgctattcaacatagtcctaggagtcctagcctcagcaatcaggcaacaaaaagaaataaaaggcattcaaattggcaaagaagaagtcaaactctccctctttgcagatgacatgatactgtacatagagaacccaaaagactccaccccaagattgctacaactcatacagcaatccggcagtgtggcaggatacaaaatcaatgcccagaaatcagtggcatttctataccctaacaatgaaactgaagaaagagaaattaaggggtcaatcccatttacaattgcatccaaaagtatcagatacctaggagtaaatctaaccaagaggtaaaggatctataccctaaacactacagaacacttctgaaagaaattgaggaagacacaaagagatggaaaaatattccatgctcatagattggaagaattaatattgtgaaaatgtcaatgctacccagggcaatttacatatttaatgcaatccctatcaaaataccatggactttcttcagagagttggaacaaatcatcttaagatttgtgcggaatcagaaaacaccccaaatagccagggagaatattgaaaaagaaaaccagagcggggggcatcacaatgccggatttcaaactgtactacaaaactgtgatcatcaagacagtatgatcctggcagaaaaacagacaaatagatcaatggaacagaattattttttaaataaacctgtGCTTTAGAATGCCTGAATCTAGAAGATCAGGTAAACAAATTGGTACAAGAAACagtaaaacaagtaaaaacagatttaaagtaaaacttttttcttccatAGGACTTTTTTCATGGCATCTTTAACATCCTTATTTCTTAGAGAGTAGATTAAAGGGTTCAGCATAGGTGTGAACAAAATGTAACATACTGAAGCCACTTTACGAAGTTCAGGGTTACTTGGGGGTGTGAGATAGACAAAGGAGACTGTCCCATAGAGCAAACTTACAACCCCCAGGTGGGAGCTGCAGGTGGAGAaggctttcttcctcccttcactAGAGCGGATTTTTAAAACTGCAGACACAATATACATATACGATACCACAATAACAACTATCGTGGGCAAAATAATGAGGACAGCCAGACTAAATGACACCATCTTATTCATAAAGATATTGGAACAGGAGATCTTCTCAATTGGGTTTGAATCACAGTAGAAGTGATCAATGACTCGGGAAGCACAGAAAGACATTGAGAAGGTTACACTGATTTGAAGGATGGAGCTGACCCAGCCGCAGAGATAGGAGCCAGCCACCAACTGGATACAGAGGCTTCTTGACATGCGGATAGTGTAGAGGAGCGGGTTGCAGATGGCGATgaagcggtcataggccatggcTGCCAGGACAAAGGCCTCTGTGACCATGAAAAGCGCGTAAAGAAATAGCTGAGCCACACAGCCTGCAAAGGAGATGGTCTTTTTCTGAGACAGGATGTTGACCATGGCTTTGGGTACAATAACAGTGGAGTAGGAGAGGTCAATGATGGAAAGATTGCCTAGGAAGAAATACATTGGTGTGTTCAGCCGGGGGTCGGTCACAATGATGCCAATCATGCTAAGGTTCCCCAGGAGGACCATCCCATAAACAACCAGGAATAGTAGGAAGAGGAGACTGTGGAGCTCTGGACGGACCCTGATGCCTACAAGAATGAAGTCAGTCACTTCTGAGTGGTTGTCTCCTCCCTTGTCACCCATGGCAAATTTCTGCTTAAAAGCATAACAGAAGGTCAGCAAAGTTGCCACTATTTCTCTACTATCACATATAAcacttttcacatttaaaaagacCTTGTAGTTGATGGAATGCTTTCAAGTTGAGTCCCATGATGTTCACACACATGAGCAAATTAAAAGTGAGAGATACTTGATGTGCCTAAGGTAACACCACTGGTTAAGGTAACACAAGTAGTTAAGGTTCCCTCTAGAATTTGAACTCAAGGTGAAATATTTTGTACTCAAATTTATTGCTAATTTCAACACAACAAAAGTTGATGCTTCCTTATATGTAACTTGTCACACGGATGGTTTGTGAGACATCATTTGTGATTTCCAAGAACAAAAGTCTAACTCTTCATACTACCAAAGACACTTCTTTAagtttcatttatcattttgtattcattttttttattaatgcttTCCTTCaacacagtaataaaaataatctaggaAAGGAAGATTAAAGTTCATTTCAAGATAATATGAGCTTCCTGCCAAAAAGAGCTCTTACAacagcaagtaaaaaaaaaaaaaaaaagagctgtctttgacatctttaaaaataaaatcagacaaacttctggaaaaagcataattttatttaagttcaaaaCTAAAATGTGACTGATGCCTTTATAATTTTTACCCTGTAAAGTTTGTTGACACTGTTTTTGTCTATATAAATCAGGAAATCTAGGCCATCTCCAACTTCTGAGCTtgagaaaaaattagaaacttcaaAGTGAGGAACAAATCAAAATGCTGACCGtgtaaatgaatatattagaTTAAAGAGCAAGTTTTACTAAGCTTGTAACCTAATGGTTAAAGctcagtagtttaaaaaaaataaattttgattttctaaaagCACCTAAATGAACCTATTTGGTTTGGGGTCACCTTCTAAGCAACCAAAGCAACGTTagtaaatgtgaaatatttttgttattttttcatgaaacaaCACATTCACTGTCAGCTAAGGCTTACCTCACACATTTTTTCATCACTGGTGGCATTTAAACCAAGTGTCATTTAGGATTTCCAGGAGAGgtatgaataataaaaacaagcaagTGATCCAAGAAAAGTCTTTACAAAACTTGAAATGAGTGACATAGCAGCAAACAAAATTAGGGAGTATTCAGAGTTTCTCCTTGACTCTCTCCTCCCTCAACTGTAAgaagtttacctttttttttttttgttttttttgttttttgttttttgactgtCTACAAAAATCCCCCAGATTCTAAAACCTTTGTGagtttctttgcctcttccattttttggatCTTCCAAAACTCTGTCAAAGAAGGACATGAAATGGGTTCATATAGAACCAaaccagggggtgggggaatgaaATATATCACCATCCTCAGTCCTCAACCCGCTGCTCCACAACATATTTGGAATCCATTCGAGCAATTGCTTAGGAATTTGGTTTTATTAGGAGCAGGGAGGGTGCATTAGGTTTACAGGTTAACATATATGAGGATGATGGTATTTTATTCTAGAACTGAtaaaatgaagcttttttttttttttttttttttttttttttaggcataaAGCTGAACAGAGCATTTCCAAAGCCATCATTTACTGGTTTGAGATGGAAAAAAGAGGGTGGCTAAAGGAAACAGGATGCCCTTTTAAGAcatgctgacatttttttttttcactcaaaacTCTTCTTTCTGCAAAGAGCACAAGCTTAGGAGGTCTTGTcctttggtcttttttaaaaagaaggaggaggaggaaaaaaaatcttaagttcTTATACCGaaccaaatgttatttttttgacACTATATCAATGAAAGTAACACATTATTATTCCAAGGATACACATTTTTGTCTATCTGATTACCGATTAATGtgtttattcagtatttttgAGTATCTAGTCTATGTCAAGCATTGTGCTTGGCACTGAATACGAAgacaaaaaagaactgaaaactataaaagctTATGGCTTGATATGATCCtggatatgaaatatttattacaatattataaatatacttaagGCATCGCTATATGTCTAGTAATCAACAAGTAAATTCCCTACTAGTTTTTTaagaacatacttttaaaatattaaactgtgGATAATAAAACTTTTAGCCATGAAATTATATGACCACAGCAACCTTAGTATAGGCAGGCTTTGAGAGCAATCCTGATGTCAAATGTCTCATCTTATGTTCTGACCATCTTATGTCACAAGTTTTGGTTCAGAGAATGTCAGTGTACCTGAAAGGAGAAGATGGTGGATCTAACCTCGagcaataaaatatagtaaagtAATATTGTTTAtcacttttaaacaaaattatagaatatGGATGATGAGTCACTTCCATTCATAAATGAATGATAAATAGTCAATATTAGGTATGAAATAATCAAAACAGCAATGATAGAGGATTTTTATGGTTGTGAAGTCTTCAAAGCAACGGACCAGAGAGATAGGATATATGTCACTAAGACTGTGTTTTAG
Protein-coding regions in this window:
- the LOC112667289 gene encoding olfactory receptor 9K2-like, translated to MGDKGGDNHSEVTDFILVGIRVRPELHSLLFLLFLVVYGMVLLGNLSMIGIIVTDPRLNTPMYFFLGNLSIIDLSYSTVIVPKAMVNILSQKKTISFAGCVAQLFLYALFMVTEAFVLAAMAYDRFIAICNPLLYTIRMSRSLCIQLVAGSYLCGWVSSILQISVTFSMSFCASRVIDHFYCDSNPIEKISCSNIFMNKMVSFSLAVLIILPTIVVIVVSYMYIVSAVLKIRSSEGRKKAFSTCSSHLGVVSLLYGTVSFVYLTPPSNPELRKVASVCYILFTPMLNPLIYSLRNKDVKDAMKKVLWKKKVLL